From Plasmodium malariae genome assembly, chromosome: 8:
ttattagaATATTCTTTACAAATCTTTGTATCAGAATTGCGATCATGATAAAATGTTAGATAGAAGAAATCACAGATTACTAGCAAAACACAAACAAGATAAAGAATCAAATATTGGAAGACCAAAAGGATGGCAACGAAATTATGAAGAATACCAAAAACAAGATATATcttataatgaaaaacgagttaaagataaaaataaacaatcaAATAGAAGTTTACTAAATAAAGAGGAATACTATACAGAAGTTgtagataataataatggaatgtttgatggaaagtatttccattttgaaaaaaaattgatcaaaaataaagattataatcattttcttgaaaaaaaaaggagaatttGTGATATagatttagaaaaattaaaatttagaagTTACGGATTTGGTgttgctatattttttctttttttattgtcaGGAATAGGATTACCTGTACTGCGCGCATATGAATTGGTTAAAGATTCTAGCTTTACaccatttaaaatttgttgggaatttatatatagcaCATTAAATCTAGAAACTATTATACCAAAAGGAACGCCAGTTGCACAAGGAACCGCAGCACCAATACCAGGAgtggaatatttttatctagTAATATTTGTCGTACTTATAATTTCATTGGGAATCTTACTTATAGTGGCGATTCCTAAGATCTTacgaaataatg
This genomic window contains:
- the PmUG01_08060700 gene encoding fam-m protein, whose translation is MERKIKLLLFIKISTIFLLKWMRHFNNDLNILYKSLYQNCDHDKMLDRRNHRLLAKHKQDKESNIGRPKGWQRNYEEYQKQDISYNEKRVKDKNKQSNRSLLNKEEYYTEVVDNNNGMFDGKYFHFEKKLIKNKDYNHFLEKKRRICDIDLEKLKFRSYGFGVAIFFLFLLSGIGLPVLRAYELVKDSSFTPFKICWEFIYSTLNLETIIPKGTPVAQGTAAPIPGVEYFYLVIFVVLIISLGILLIVAIPKILRNNEKYKKIKSMTE